A single window of Desulfovibrio inopinatus DSM 10711 DNA harbors:
- a CDS encoding MmgE/PrpD family protein translates to MLEKLIAEKILELQKQELSDEIRTILKRNILDSFAGICASLLDTSLIEKFKHYTAFFPDDHGVVAWGTGRKTQLIHAVFMNGILGRRSDLVNTYLSPDHMGGNHPSDNLSLMLTLADWRDLNGEQFLRGTAIAYILSCAFSDYYNPEGGGFDHDAASGVYTALITGHILELTPKELIEVQRMAGAMGLNPNQAGVGVITDWKHCTYASCAMRGVSAAIMARAGLQGPVDIYRGEAGIDRFLPHVSSFMETLPDLNRIVFKRWQALVFCQTAIDTALELHSRFVQLDITRVRHVEVWNYHMAMIQAGTPDSANPMSRAGRTHSLPYCVAAALLWGTIDYNTFSDEAAQTSTLKNIMSKIILHEDPDMTTSYPLKSPCRIVVHSEEGPPLEASLEYPKGDPHTPLSDEDITAKAESYLAYLTDKQTARDIIRRIWSLESEQELRWFLAPLQQEISHGEEAHSDS, encoded by the coding sequence GTGCTAGAAAAATTAATTGCTGAAAAAATTCTTGAATTACAGAAACAAGAATTGTCAGATGAAATACGAACCATCCTCAAACGCAATATTTTGGACTCCTTCGCAGGGATTTGCGCTTCGTTATTGGACACTTCGCTGATCGAGAAGTTTAAACACTATACGGCCTTTTTTCCGGATGATCATGGTGTCGTTGCTTGGGGCACCGGCCGCAAGACGCAGTTAATTCATGCCGTTTTTATGAATGGTATCTTGGGTCGGAGAAGCGACTTGGTTAATACTTATCTGTCTCCTGATCACATGGGGGGGAACCACCCCTCGGACAATCTTTCTTTAATGCTCACCCTTGCGGACTGGCGAGACCTCAACGGAGAACAATTTCTGCGTGGAACCGCGATAGCCTATATATTATCCTGTGCATTCTCTGATTACTACAATCCGGAAGGCGGCGGCTTTGATCATGATGCGGCTTCGGGTGTTTACACGGCTCTGATCACAGGACATATCTTGGAATTGACACCCAAAGAACTCATAGAGGTGCAACGCATGGCTGGCGCCATGGGGTTGAATCCAAATCAAGCGGGAGTTGGCGTTATTACGGACTGGAAACACTGTACATATGCATCGTGCGCCATGCGCGGAGTCAGCGCAGCAATTATGGCACGTGCAGGATTGCAAGGTCCCGTGGATATCTATCGCGGGGAAGCCGGGATAGATCGCTTTCTGCCGCATGTCTCTTCATTCATGGAAACATTGCCCGATCTTAACCGGATCGTATTCAAACGGTGGCAAGCGCTCGTCTTCTGCCAAACAGCCATTGACACGGCTCTGGAGCTCCATTCGCGCTTTGTGCAGCTTGATATTACCCGTGTGCGCCATGTGGAGGTATGGAATTACCATATGGCCATGATTCAAGCTGGAACACCCGATTCCGCAAACCCGATGAGTCGTGCGGGAAGAACCCATTCACTCCCCTATTGTGTAGCTGCTGCATTGTTGTGGGGGACCATCGACTACAATACGTTCAGCGATGAGGCAGCTCAGACTTCCACGCTCAAAAACATCATGTCCAAGATTATTTTACATGAAGACCCGGATATGACGACATCGTATCCGCTGAAATCCCCATGTCGCATTGTGGTGCATAGTGAAGAAGGTCCTCCACTTGAAGCTTCTTTGGAGTATCCGAAAGGAGACCCGCATACACCGTTGAGCGATGAAGACATCACGGCCAAGGCAGAAAGCTATCTTGCGTATTTGACTGACAAGCAGACCGCCCGAGATATTATTCGTCGAATCTGGTCATTGGAATCAGAACAGGAACTCCGTTGGTTCCTCGCTCCTTTACAACAGGAGATATCACATGGCGAAGAAGCCCATTCGGACAGCTGA